One window from the genome of Echinicola vietnamensis DSM 17526 encodes:
- a CDS encoding class I SAM-dependent methyltransferase, which produces MEDKWLEKWNERYSDPAFAYGEEPNEYLKEQLEKLDPGKILFPAEGEGRNAIFAAQSGWEVSAFDISKVGREKAKQWATRQGVVLDYQVGELPRLDYHEGQFDAIALIYAHFPATIKSTYHKILVDYLRPGGHVIFEAFGKNHLALRNQNPKVGGPKDVDTLFSVAELKADFKNVEMLNLEEKVISLREGLYHNGEGSVIRFVGKKK; this is translated from the coding sequence ATGGAAGATAAATGGTTGGAAAAGTGGAATGAACGCTATAGTGACCCGGCTTTTGCTTATGGCGAGGAGCCTAATGAATACCTAAAGGAACAATTGGAGAAGCTAGATCCTGGCAAAATACTGTTCCCTGCAGAAGGAGAAGGGAGAAATGCCATTTTTGCTGCCCAAAGCGGTTGGGAGGTTTCTGCTTTTGACATCAGTAAAGTAGGCAGGGAAAAGGCCAAACAATGGGCGACTAGGCAAGGAGTGGTCTTGGACTACCAGGTAGGAGAGCTTCCCCGACTGGATTATCACGAAGGGCAGTTTGACGCCATAGCTCTTATTTATGCCCACTTTCCTGCGACCATAAAGTCAACCTATCATAAGATTTTAGTAGATTATCTTCGCCCCGGCGGCCATGTGATTTTTGAGGCGTTTGGAAAGAACCATTTGGCCTTAAGGAACCAGAACCCTAAAGTAGGAGGACCAAAGGATGTGGATACCTTGTTTTCTGTTGCGGAGTTAAAAGCTGACTTTAAAAACGTTGAGATGCTGAATTTGGAGGAGAAGGTGATTTCACTGCGTGAGGGATTGTACCATAATGGGGAAGGTTCTGTCATCAGGTTTGTCGGAAAAAAGAAATAG
- a CDS encoding potassium/proton antiporter, translating into MILTAENILLISSILLFAGVIASKTSGKTGIPALLIFLGVGMLAGSDGIGGIVFDDPSMTQFLGIIALTFILFSGGLDTKWPSVKPILAQGIGLSTIGVLLTSFSLGGFVYWVSDLTLLESLLLGSIVSSTDAAAVFSILRSKSIGLKGNLRPLLELESGSNDPMAYFLTIAMTSLITLDDFSIIEIIPLFFIQMIVGAVLGWLIGRVAVLTINKINLDAEGLYPVLMISLVLLTYTLTDLLRGNGFLAVYICALTVGNAKILHKKSMMKFFDGVAWLMQVVMFITLGLLVFPSQMLPVIGLALSAALFLILVARPLGVFLTLIPFRYSFKEKLFLSWVGLRGAVPIVFATFPMIHGVEMSDVIFHIVFFIVLTSVALQATTLPLAAKLLDLALPEGLKKKSLLDIELSDDVKNALIEVEIPKEAAIAGNKILEIGFPNSCLIVLIHRNGKFLTPNGETELLEKDILMIMVDDPDQDQLVKEALGIK; encoded by the coding sequence ATGATTCTGACTGCTGAAAATATCCTTTTGATCAGCTCAATATTACTTTTTGCAGGTGTGATAGCGAGCAAAACTTCTGGCAAAACAGGCATTCCTGCCCTTTTGATATTTTTGGGCGTTGGGATGCTGGCGGGATCGGACGGCATAGGGGGAATAGTCTTTGACGACCCCTCCATGACCCAATTTCTGGGAATAATAGCACTGACATTTATCCTCTTTTCGGGTGGTCTTGACACCAAATGGCCTTCTGTGAAACCCATTTTGGCCCAAGGCATAGGACTATCCACGATTGGGGTGCTGTTGACCAGTTTCTCTTTGGGAGGATTTGTATATTGGGTTTCGGACCTGACCCTGTTGGAAAGTCTACTGCTCGGATCAATCGTTTCCTCCACAGATGCGGCTGCGGTATTTTCCATCTTGAGAAGCAAGAGTATTGGACTTAAGGGTAATCTCCGGCCGCTGCTGGAACTGGAAAGCGGTAGTAATGACCCCATGGCATATTTTCTTACCATAGCCATGACCAGCCTCATCACCCTAGATGATTTCTCAATCATCGAAATTATTCCGCTGTTTTTTATCCAAATGATCGTCGGCGCCGTTTTGGGCTGGCTGATCGGACGTGTGGCAGTCCTCACGATCAACAAGATAAACTTGGATGCAGAAGGGCTGTATCCAGTGCTGATGATTTCTCTCGTCCTGCTCACCTATACACTTACCGATCTCCTCCGGGGAAATGGCTTTCTGGCCGTGTATATCTGTGCCCTCACCGTTGGAAACGCAAAGATACTCCATAAAAAAAGCATGATGAAGTTTTTTGATGGTGTGGCTTGGCTCATGCAGGTGGTCATGTTCATTACCTTGGGCTTATTGGTGTTTCCATCACAAATGCTGCCTGTAATCGGACTAGCCCTCTCTGCCGCGTTATTCCTGATTCTGGTAGCGAGACCATTGGGGGTTTTCCTAACCCTTATCCCCTTCCGCTATTCCTTTAAAGAAAAATTGTTCCTCTCTTGGGTAGGTCTCCGAGGTGCAGTGCCCATTGTCTTTGCGACCTTTCCAATGATCCATGGTGTGGAAATGTCCGATGTGATTTTTCATATCGTATTCTTTATTGTGCTAACTTCCGTAGCTCTTCAGGCAACCACCCTTCCTTTAGCTGCCAAGCTGCTGGATTTGGCCCTTCCAGAAGGACTGAAGAAAAAATCGCTGCTGGACATCGAACTCTCTGACGATGTCAAAAATGCGCTGATAGAAGTTGAAATCCCCAAAGAGGCAGCCATTGCTGGAAATAAAATACTGGAAATAGGTTTTCCAAATTCCTGTCTCATCGTACTTATCCACCGAAACGGAAAATTTCTCACGCCCAATGGTGAAACCGAACTCCTAGAAAAAGATATCTTGATGATCATGGTCGACGATCCTGATCAGGACCAATTGGTCAAAGAGGCTTTGGGAATCAAATAA
- a CDS encoding alkaline phosphatase, which produces MNKSTIICFLVFLFPLVVKAQGEYQFHSHNDYLQPVPFWTAYANGAASIEVDVILQEGKLMVAHEKETISANKTLESLYLAPMRQAKALGIGELTFQLLIDIKTDADASMEAIAAVLEDYEELLAVPGQQHGVTVVISGNRPRLEDYDDYAPYILFDYQSLDFPSNLPWHRIALVSLPFQRFSVWNGKGRLVQEEKQKLEGIIQKVHAVDRPIRFWGAPDSKTAWKAFADMGIDFINTDMPFEASRYLSSLNGNVVSSQHRHEIYHPQFKVDGAAVPVTQIILMIGDGNGLAQISAGMYAHGNQLNLTQLRHIGLVKTQSADDFTTDSAAGATALATGQKANNRAIGVSPDGKAMANLPEVLEQYSFRSGIVTTDHITGATPASFYAHREDRGMTAGIAEDLQKSPLDLFIGGGKNDFLLHDRELIEPLEAAGFTLIKRLESLQTSTASKAGYFASNQGLPTVEKGREGFLKEATSGALSFLSKEEAPFFLLIESAMIDTGGHWNSADTVVEEEIDFDDAIGEVISFADAHPGTLVLITADHETGGATLPQGNLEKGEVEINFDTKDHTGIMVPIFAYGAHADKFIGVYENTAIFDKVMELVKQYHDGK; this is translated from the coding sequence ATGAATAAAAGCACTATCATCTGTTTCCTTGTTTTTCTCTTTCCTTTAGTAGTTAAGGCACAAGGGGAATACCAATTCCACTCCCATAATGATTACCTTCAGCCGGTTCCTTTTTGGACAGCTTATGCCAATGGCGCAGCTTCCATAGAAGTGGATGTTATTCTTCAGGAGGGGAAATTGATGGTGGCCCATGAGAAAGAAACCATCTCGGCAAACAAAACCCTCGAATCCCTATACTTAGCCCCAATGCGGCAAGCAAAGGCATTGGGGATCGGCGAGTTGACCTTTCAACTGCTGATCGATATCAAGACCGATGCTGACGCAAGCATGGAGGCCATAGCTGCTGTTTTAGAGGATTATGAGGAGCTGTTGGCAGTGCCTGGCCAACAACATGGTGTTACGGTAGTGATTTCCGGAAACAGACCTCGCCTGGAAGATTACGATGATTATGCGCCATACATCCTTTTTGATTATCAATCCTTGGATTTTCCAAGCAATTTACCTTGGCACCGGATTGCTTTGGTGAGCCTTCCCTTTCAGCGGTTTTCCGTTTGGAACGGGAAAGGGCGCTTGGTCCAAGAAGAGAAGCAAAAGCTGGAGGGGATAATCCAGAAAGTCCATGCGGTAGATCGGCCTATCCGGTTTTGGGGGGCACCGGACAGCAAAACCGCTTGGAAGGCTTTTGCCGACATGGGGATAGATTTTATCAATACAGACATGCCCTTCGAGGCCAGTAGATACCTGAGCAGCCTAAACGGTAATGTGGTCAGTAGTCAGCATCGGCATGAAATATACCATCCACAATTCAAGGTGGATGGTGCAGCAGTACCGGTCACACAAATCATTCTGATGATCGGGGATGGGAATGGGCTGGCACAGATTTCGGCCGGAATGTATGCCCATGGCAATCAACTCAACTTGACACAATTAAGGCATATTGGCTTGGTGAAGACCCAGTCTGCAGATGACTTTACGACGGATTCAGCAGCAGGAGCCACCGCTTTGGCCACAGGCCAAAAAGCCAACAATAGGGCAATTGGCGTTTCTCCCGATGGAAAAGCAATGGCCAATTTACCGGAAGTGTTGGAGCAGTATTCATTTCGCTCTGGGATCGTAACGACTGATCACATAACGGGAGCTACTCCGGCATCATTTTATGCCCACAGGGAAGATCGGGGAATGACCGCGGGCATCGCAGAAGACCTGCAAAAAAGTCCGCTTGATCTCTTTATTGGAGGCGGAAAGAACGATTTTCTGCTGCATGACAGGGAATTGATCGAGCCCCTTGAGGCTGCTGGTTTTACGCTTATAAAGCGGCTAGAATCACTACAGACATCCACCGCGTCCAAGGCAGGGTATTTTGCCAGTAATCAAGGCTTACCGACTGTGGAGAAGGGGAGAGAGGGTTTTTTGAAGGAAGCCACCTCAGGTGCGCTGTCATTTTTGAGCAAAGAAGAAGCACCATTTTTCTTATTGATAGAAAGTGCCATGATTGATACAGGGGGACACTGGAACAGTGCGGATACGGTAGTGGAAGAGGAAATTGATTTTGATGATGCGATCGGAGAGGTTATTTCCTTTGCAGACGCCCATCCGGGGACATTGGTGCTGATCACTGCCGATCATGAAACAGGAGGAGCTACCTTGCCACAAGGGAATCTAGAAAAGGGAGAAGTGGAGATCAATTTTGACACCAAAGATCATACTGGGATTATGGTGCCCATTTTTGCCTATGGTGCCCATG